From the Eriocheir sinensis breed Jianghai 21 unplaced genomic scaffold, ASM2467909v1 Scaffold1157, whole genome shotgun sequence genome, one window contains:
- the LOC126989408 gene encoding histone H1-delta-like, which translates to MADAAPAATPTKKATKAKAAPKKPVHPSYAAMIADAIGALKERSGSSRQAILKYIVAHNKVGDEKKAGVRVKLALRKQVQTGALKQVKGSGASGSFKLAEDVKEAKAKPAKKKVVKKPAAKKVVKKPAAKKVAKKPAAKKAAKKPAAKKAVKKPVAKKPTPKKAVKKPAPKKAAKKPAPKK; encoded by the coding sequence atggcCGACGCTGCCCCTGCCGCTACCCCCACCAAGAAGGCCACCAAGGCCAAGGCTGCCCCCAAGAAGCCAGTGCACCCCTCCTACGCCGCGATGATCGCTGACGCCATCGGGGCCCTGAAGGAGCGCTCTGGGTCATCCCGCCAGGCCATCCTCAAGTATATCGTCGCCCACAACAAGGTCGGAGACGAGAAGAAGGCTGGTGTTCGTGTCAAGCTGGCCCTGAGGAAGCAGGTCCAGACTGGTGCCCTGAAGCAGGTGAAGGGCTCCGGTGCATCTGGCTCCTTCAAGCTCGCTGAAGATGTCAAGGAAGCCAAAGCCAAACCCGCCAAGAAGAAGGTCGTGAAGAAGCCTGCTGCCAAGAAAGTCGTCAAGAAGCCTGCTGCCAAGAAAGTCGCCAAGAAGCCTGCTGCCAAGAAAGCCGCTAAGAAGCCTGCTGCTAAGAAGGCCGTAAAGAAGCCTGTTGCCAAGAAGCCCACTCCCAAGAAGGCGGTGAAGAAGCCTGCACCCAAGAAGGCGGCGAAGAAACCTGCACCCAAGAAGTAA